The following coding sequences lie in one Sphingobium sp. KCTC 72723 genomic window:
- the rplE gene encoding 50S ribosomal protein L5 yields MADTYIPRSKALYDAEIVKAMTEKFGYKNVMEIPRIQKVTLNMGVGEATQDKKKVTSAAEEMELIAGQKPVITKAKKSIAQFKLREGMPIGAKVTMRRERMYEFLDRLINIALPRVRDFRGLNPNSFDGRGNFAFGIKEQIIFPEISYDRVDNVRGMDIIVTTTAKTDDEARELLRLFGFPFPQEEEKQAA; encoded by the coding sequence ATGGCTGATACTTACATTCCGCGCTCCAAGGCGCTCTATGACGCTGAAATCGTGAAAGCGATGACCGAAAAGTTCGGTTACAAGAACGTTATGGAAATTCCCCGGATCCAGAAGGTCACGCTCAACATGGGTGTGGGCGAAGCGACCCAGGATAAGAAGAAGGTCACGTCGGCCGCCGAGGAAATGGAACTGATCGCTGGTCAGAAGCCGGTCATCACCAAGGCGAAGAAGTCGATCGCACAGTTCAAGCTGCGTGAAGGTATGCCGATCGGTGCGAAGGTTACGATGCGCCGCGAGCGCATGTATGAATTCCTTGACCGTCTGATCAACATCGCGCTGCCTCGCGTGCGCGATTTCCGTGGTCTGAACCCCAATAGCTTTGATGGCCGTGGCAATTTCGCCTTTGGCATCAAGGAGCAGATCATCTTTCCGGAGATCAGCTATGACCGCGTCGATAATGTTCGCGGCATGGACATCATCGTGACCACCACTGCGAAGACGGACGACGAGGCGCGCGAGCTGCTGCGCCTGTTCGGTTTCCCGTTCCCGCAGGAAGAAGAGAAGCAGGCGGCCTAA
- the rpmC gene encoding 50S ribosomal protein L29, translating to MANVADLKTKTDDELSTELNNLKREQFNLRFQAATNQLEKPSRVKEVRRSIAQIKTLQTERNSSAAK from the coding sequence ATGGCGAACGTTGCTGACCTCAAGACCAAGACGGACGACGAACTGTCGACCGAACTCAACAACCTGAAGCGCGAGCAGTTCAATCTGCGTTTTCAGGCGGCCACCAACCAGCTGGAAAAGCCCAGCCGGGTCAAGGAAGTCCGCCGCTCGATCGCGCAGATCAAGACCCTGCAGACGGAGCGTAACAGCTCCGCCGCGAAGTAA
- the rplB gene encoding 50S ribosomal protein L2, which yields MALKHYNPTSPAQRGLILVDKSSLHKGKPVKALTEGKRKTGGRNNKGHVTSRGIGGGHKQRYRIIDFKRRLWDVEGTVERLEYDPNRTAFIALVNYPDGTQAYIIAPQRLAPGDKVIAGKKTDVKPGNAMELGQMPVGTIIHNIEMKPGKGAQLCRSAGTYAQLVGRDRGMVMVRLSSGEQRYIRSDCMGTIGAVSNPDNGNTNLAKAGRNRWKGIRPLTRGVAKNPVDHPHGGGEGRTSGGRHPVTPWGKPTKGARTRHNKSTDKMIIRSRHAKKKR from the coding sequence ATGGCGCTTAAGCATTATAACCCGACCAGCCCCGCCCAGCGCGGGCTGATCCTGGTCGACAAGTCCAGCCTGCACAAAGGTAAGCCCGTCAAGGCGCTGACCGAAGGCAAGCGCAAGACTGGCGGCCGTAACAACAAGGGTCATGTGACGTCGCGCGGTATCGGCGGCGGTCACAAGCAGCGCTATCGCATCATCGATTTCAAGCGTCGGTTGTGGGACGTCGAAGGTACGGTCGAGCGTCTGGAATATGACCCCAACCGCACGGCGTTCATCGCACTGGTGAACTATCCCGACGGCACGCAGGCTTATATCATCGCGCCGCAGCGTCTGGCTCCTGGTGACAAGGTCATCGCGGGCAAGAAGACCGACGTAAAGCCGGGCAACGCGATGGAGCTGGGTCAGATGCCGGTCGGCACGATCATCCACAACATCGAGATGAAGCCGGGCAAGGGCGCGCAGCTTTGCCGTTCGGCCGGCACCTATGCCCAGCTGGTCGGTCGCGATCGTGGCATGGTCATGGTTCGTCTGTCGTCGGGTGAACAGCGTTACATTCGTTCGGACTGCATGGGCACCATCGGTGCTGTCAGCAACCCGGACAATGGTAACACCAACCTTGCCAAGGCTGGCCGCAATCGCTGGAAGGGCATTCGCCCTCTGACGCGCGGTGTTGCCAAGAACCCGGTCGATCACCCGCATGGTGGTGGTGAAGGCCGGACCTCCGGTGGCCGTCATCCGGTTACCCCATGGGGTAAGCCGACCAAGGGTGCCCGTACCCGTCACAACAAGTCGACCGACAAGATGATCATCCGGTCGCGTCACGCCAAGAAGAAGAGGTAA
- the rpsC gene encoding 30S ribosomal protein S3, with amino-acid sequence MGHKSNPIGLRLQINRTWDSRWFAEGADYGRLLLEDLKIRQYIFKNMPQAAISKVVIERPAKLCRVSIYAARPGVIIGKKGADIEKLRRKLGALTSSDVSLNIVEIRKPEVDSRLVAQGIADQLERRVAFRRAMKRAVQSALRLGAEGIKITCGGRLGGAEIARVEWYREGRVPLHTLRANVDYAEATAHTAYGVCGIKVWIFKGEILGHDPFATDRLMLEAQTSGVRPAR; translated from the coding sequence ATGGGTCACAAGAGCAATCCGATCGGTCTGCGTCTCCAGATCAACCGTACCTGGGACAGCCGCTGGTTCGCCGAAGGCGCCGACTATGGTCGCCTGCTGCTGGAGGATCTCAAGATCCGCCAGTATATCTTCAAGAACATGCCGCAGGCCGCGATCTCCAAGGTCGTGATCGAGCGTCCGGCCAAGCTGTGCCGCGTGTCGATCTATGCCGCTCGTCCGGGCGTCATCATCGGCAAGAAGGGTGCAGACATCGAAAAGCTTCGTCGGAAGCTGGGTGCGCTGACCTCGTCCGACGTGTCGCTGAACATCGTCGAAATCCGCAAGCCGGAAGTCGACAGTCGTTTGGTCGCACAGGGCATCGCTGACCAGCTGGAACGCCGCGTGGCATTCCGCCGGGCCATGAAGCGTGCGGTGCAGTCGGCTCTGCGTCTGGGTGCCGAAGGCATCAAGATCACCTGCGGCGGCCGTCTTGGCGGCGCAGAGATCGCGCGTGTCGAATGGTATCGCGAAGGCCGCGTTCCGCTGCACACGCTGCGTGCGAACGTCGACTATGCCGAAGCCACGGCGCACACCGCCTATGGCGTTTGCGGCATCAAGGTATGGATCTTCAAGGGCGAAATTCTCGGCCATGATCCGTTCGCGACCGACCGGCTTATGCTGGAGGCTCAGACCTCCGGCGTGCGTCCGGCGCGCTGA
- the rplP gene encoding 50S ribosomal protein L16, with translation MLQPKKMKFRKTFKGRIKGDAKGGTALNFGSYGLKAMEPERITARQIEAARRAITRHIRRQGRLWIRVFPDVPVTKKPAEVRQGKGKGSVEYWAARVAPGRILFELDGVPGPLAAEAFSRAAMKLPIKTKVVARLGDTSHLEG, from the coding sequence ATGCTGCAACCGAAGAAAATGAAGTTCCGCAAGACCTTCAAAGGTCGGATCAAGGGCGATGCGAAGGGCGGCACTGCGCTGAACTTCGGATCCTATGGTCTTAAGGCGATGGAGCCGGAGCGGATCACTGCGCGTCAGATCGAAGCGGCTCGCCGTGCGATCACTCGCCACATCCGTCGTCAGGGCCGTTTGTGGATCCGCGTGTTCCCCGACGTCCCCGTGACGAAGAAGCCGGCGGAAGTCCGTCAGGGTAAGGGCAAGGGTTCGGTCGAATATTGGGCGGCTCGCGTCGCTCCCGGCCGTATCCTGTTCGAACTGGACGGCGTTCCCGGTCCGCTCGCAGCAGAGGCCTTCTCGCGCGCCGCGATGAAGCTGCCCATCAAGACCAAGGTCGTTGCCCGCCTCGGCGACACCTCGCATCTGGAGGGTTAA
- the rplR gene encoding 50S ribosomal protein L18, with product MAKLSLFARRRRRVRTALKAVSGTRPRLSVHRSGRHIYAQVIDDVAGTTVAAASTLDKDVRGKTGATSEAAADVGKRVAAAATAAGVTRVVFDRGGFLFHGRVKALADAAREAGLEF from the coding sequence ATGGCAAAGCTTTCCCTCTTCGCGCGGCGTCGCCGCCGCGTTCGCACCGCGCTCAAGGCTGTTTCGGGCACCCGCCCGCGCCTCAGCGTCCACCGTTCTGGCCGTCACATCTACGCCCAGGTCATTGACGACGTCGCCGGTACAACCGTCGCTGCCGCCTCGACCCTGGACAAGGATGTGCGCGGTAAGACCGGTGCCACTTCCGAAGCTGCTGCTGATGTCGGCAAGCGCGTTGCCGCTGCGGCAACGGCTGCTGGCGTCACGCGCGTCGTTTTCGATCGTGGTGGCTTCCTTTTCCATGGCCGCGTCAAGGCGCTGGCCGATGCGGCCCGTGAAGCCGGGCTGGAGTTCTGA
- the rpmD gene encoding 50S ribosomal protein L30: MAKIKIKQIGSPIRRPADQKKILIGLGLGKMNRVVELEDTAEVRGAIKKLPHMVAVVEG; this comes from the coding sequence ATGGCCAAAATCAAGATCAAACAGATCGGTTCGCCGATCCGTCGCCCCGCCGACCAGAAGAAGATTCTGATCGGTCTGGGCCTTGGCAAGATGAACCGCGTGGTGGAACTTGAAGACACCGCCGAAGTGCGCGGTGCGATCAAGAAGCTGCCGCACATGGTGGCGGTCGTCGAAGGCTGA
- the rplN gene encoding 50S ribosomal protein L14: MIQMQSNLDVADNSGAKRVQCIKVLGGSKRRFAGVGDIIVVSVKEAAPRGKVKKGDVHRAVIVRTAKDIRRADGSVIRFDGNAAVLINKNQEPIGTRIFGPVVRELRAKQHMKIISLAPEVL, translated from the coding sequence ATGATCCAGATGCAATCCAATCTTGACGTCGCTGACAACAGCGGCGCCAAGCGCGTCCAGTGCATCAAAGTGCTGGGCGGGTCGAAGCGTCGCTTCGCTGGCGTAGGCGACATCATCGTCGTTTCCGTCAAGGAAGCCGCGCCACGCGGCAAGGTTAAGAAGGGTGACGTGCATCGCGCGGTCATCGTTCGCACCGCCAAGGACATTCGTCGCGCCGACGGCAGCGTCATCCGTTTCGACGGTAACGCCGCTGTCCTGATCAACAAGAATCAGGAGCCGATCGGCACGCGCATCTTTGGCCCCGTGGTTCGTGAGCTGCGTGCAAAGCAGCACATGAAGATCATCTCGCTTGCTCCTGAGGTGCTGTAA
- the rpsH gene encoding 30S ribosomal protein S8, which produces MALTDPLGDMLTRIRNGQQAKKDSVMSPASKLRARVLDVLQREGYIRGYSEETLGAHPGLRIELKYFEGQPAIKHVARVSKPGRRVYSGSKELPIVRNGLGITIVSTPKGVLSDAEAREQNVGGEVLAEVF; this is translated from the coding sequence ATGGCATTGACCGATCCCCTGGGTGACATGCTCACCCGCATCCGTAACGGGCAGCAGGCGAAGAAGGACAGCGTTATGTCCCCCGCTTCCAAGCTGCGCGCTCGCGTGCTCGACGTGCTTCAGCGCGAAGGCTATATCCGTGGTTATTCCGAGGAAACCCTTGGTGCCCACCCCGGCCTGCGCATCGAACTGAAATATTTTGAAGGCCAGCCGGCCATCAAGCATGTTGCTCGCGTGTCCAAGCCTGGCCGCCGCGTCTATTCGGGTTCCAAGGAACTGCCGATCGTGCGCAACGGCCTGGGCATCACCATTGTCTCGACGCCCAAGGGTGTTCTGTCCGACGCGGAAGCGCGTGAACAGAATGTCGGCGGCGAAGTACTCGCGGAGGTGTTCTGA
- the secY gene encoding preprotein translocase subunit SecY produces MASRADQLASNLSLAKFSQATDLKKRLWFTLGALIVFRFLSFVPLPGVDPTALSQLYSQTNGGILDIFNTFSGGSLSRMSLIALGVMPYITASIVVQLAASLSPQLAAIKKEGESGRKKLNQWTRYGTVGLTAVQGYFIAVGLESFGAQSGVAAVIEPGLLFRLTAVVSLIGGTMFLMWLGEQITSRGIGNGVSLIIMAGIVAQLPVTLSNLFKSGSEGSISGLLIMLVMIMAVGLVLLICFMERAQRRVLIQYPKRQTRQGLMQADRSHLPLKVNTAGVIPPIFASSLLLMPLTISQFAGQTVAGESKWGDFVLTLNQYLSHGSPVYMGLYGLGIVFFCFFYTAVVFNPEETADNLKRNGGFIPGIRPGKNTEHYLDYVLTRITVIGAAYLAFICLVPEFAIARAGIPFYLGGTSLLIVVNVTVDTVTQIQSHLLAHQYGDLIKKAKLKGRMR; encoded by the coding sequence ATGGCATCGAGAGCCGACCAGCTCGCATCCAATCTCAGCCTCGCGAAGTTCAGCCAGGCGACCGACCTCAAGAAGCGCCTGTGGTTTACACTGGGCGCCTTGATCGTGTTCCGTTTCCTCAGCTTCGTGCCGTTGCCCGGCGTCGATCCGACGGCCTTGTCGCAGTTGTACAGCCAGACCAATGGCGGCATCCTCGACATCTTCAACACCTTCTCCGGTGGGTCGCTGTCGCGCATGAGCCTGATCGCGCTGGGCGTGATGCCTTATATCACGGCGTCGATCGTCGTGCAGCTTGCCGCCAGCCTCTCGCCGCAGCTTGCTGCGATCAAGAAGGAAGGCGAGAGCGGTCGCAAGAAGCTGAACCAGTGGACGCGCTACGGCACCGTCGGCCTGACCGCCGTGCAGGGCTATTTTATTGCGGTGGGTCTTGAAAGCTTCGGCGCGCAATCGGGTGTAGCGGCGGTCATCGAGCCGGGCCTGCTGTTTCGCCTGACGGCGGTCGTATCGCTGATCGGCGGCACGATGTTCCTGATGTGGCTGGGTGAGCAGATCACTTCGCGCGGGATTGGCAATGGCGTATCGCTCATCATCATGGCAGGCATCGTTGCGCAATTGCCGGTGACGCTCAGCAACCTGTTCAAATCTGGCAGTGAAGGGTCGATTTCCGGTCTGCTCATCATGCTGGTCATGATCATGGCAGTCGGTCTCGTCCTTTTGATCTGCTTCATGGAGCGTGCGCAACGCCGGGTACTGATCCAATATCCCAAGCGTCAGACCCGCCAGGGTTTGATGCAGGCCGATCGCAGCCATTTGCCGCTCAAGGTGAATACCGCTGGCGTCATCCCGCCGATCTTCGCCTCGTCGTTGCTGCTGATGCCACTGACGATCTCGCAGTTCGCGGGCCAGACAGTTGCAGGCGAAAGCAAATGGGGCGACTTCGTCCTGACGTTGAACCAGTATCTGTCGCATGGCAGCCCGGTCTATATGGGTCTTTATGGCCTTGGCATCGTATTCTTCTGCTTCTTCTACACTGCCGTGGTGTTCAACCCGGAAGAGACGGCAGATAATCTCAAGCGCAATGGCGGCTTCATTCCCGGCATCCGTCCGGGCAAGAATACCGAGCATTATCTGGATTATGTGCTGACGCGCATCACGGTGATCGGCGCTGCCTATCTGGCCTTCATCTGCCTGGTGCCGGAGTTCGCAATCGCCAGGGCGGGAATTCCATTCTACCTTGGTGGGACTAGCCTGTTGATCGTCGTCAATGTTACGGTGGATACCGTGACCCAGATACAGAGCCATCTGCTCGCCCATCAATATGGCGATCTGATCAAGAAGGCGAAGCTAAAGGGCCGGATGCGCTAA
- the rplX gene encoding 50S ribosomal protein L24, with the protein MSAAKIKKGDKIVVLAGKDKGRTGSVLQVLPKDDKVLVEGINVHVKHRKPDQANPQGGIERKAAPLHISNVAVADSDGKPTRVRFEERDGKKVRVAVKSGEVL; encoded by the coding sequence ATGAGCGCTGCTAAGATCAAGAAGGGCGACAAGATCGTCGTCCTCGCTGGCAAGGACAAGGGCCGCACTGGTTCCGTGCTCCAGGTGCTTCCCAAGGACGACAAGGTCCTGGTGGAAGGCATCAACGTGCATGTGAAGCACCGCAAGCCCGACCAGGCCAATCCGCAGGGCGGTATCGAGCGCAAGGCTGCGCCGCTCCACATTTCGAACGTGGCGGTCGCTGACAGTGATGGCAAGCCGACGCGCGTTCGCTTCGAGGAGCGCGACGGCAAGAAGGTTCGCGTCGCCGTCAAGTCCGGTGAGGTGCTGTAA
- the rpsQ gene encoding 30S ribosomal protein S17, which yields MPKRVLTGTVVSDKADKTVVVRVERKVKHALYGKIIRRSKKYHAHDEGNVYKEGETVRIEETAPISKLKTWKVIERVDTHKSPETAA from the coding sequence ATGCCCAAGCGCGTGCTGACGGGAACTGTGGTTTCCGACAAGGCCGACAAGACGGTGGTCGTTCGCGTGGAGCGCAAGGTAAAGCACGCGCTCTACGGTAAGATCATTCGTCGCTCGAAAAAATATCATGCCCATGACGAGGGCAATGTCTACAAGGAAGGCGAGACGGTCCGCATCGAGGAAACCGCTCCGATTTCCAAGCTCAAGACCTGGAAGGTCATCGAGCGCGTGGACACCCACAAGTCGCCGGAAACGGCGGCCTGA
- the rpsN gene encoding 30S ribosomal protein S14: MAKLSSINKNERRKQLVKKYAGRYAKLKAIANDTSADDTDRLMARLKMAEVPRNGNPTRVRNRCELTGRPRAYYRKFRLCRIQLRDLANKGLIPGVTKSSW, translated from the coding sequence ATGGCGAAACTGAGTTCGATCAATAAGAACGAGCGCCGCAAGCAGTTGGTAAAGAAATATGCCGGCCGTTATGCGAAGCTCAAGGCGATCGCGAATGATACCAGCGCAGACGATACGGATCGTTTGATGGCGCGTCTGAAGATGGCGGAAGTTCCGCGTAACGGCAACCCGACTCGCGTGCGTAACCGCTGCGAACTGACGGGGCGCCCGCGCGCTTATTACCGCAAATTCCGGCTCTGCCGCATTCAGCTGCGCGATCTGGCCAACAAAGGCCTGATCCCCGGCGTCACCAAGTCGAGCTGGTAA
- the rplV gene encoding 50S ribosomal protein L22 has translation MSKEKAPRRVADNEALAVGTQIRGSAQKLNLVATLIRGRKVEDALNILAFSKKAMAVDVRKVLASAIANAENNHNLDVDALVVAEASVGKAFTLKRFHARGRGKSTQILKPYSRVRIVVREAGEEAEA, from the coding sequence ATGAGCAAGGAAAAAGCTCCCCGTCGCGTCGCCGACAATGAAGCGCTGGCCGTTGGCACGCAGATCCGTGGTTCGGCTCAGAAGCTGAACCTAGTTGCGACGCTCATCCGCGGCCGCAAGGTCGAGGACGCGCTGAACATCCTCGCCTTCTCCAAGAAGGCGATGGCCGTGGACGTTCGCAAGGTGCTGGCTTCGGCCATCGCCAATGCGGAAAACAATCATAACCTGGACGTCGATGCACTCGTCGTCGCGGAAGCATCGGTAGGCAAGGCGTTCACGCTCAAGCGCTTCCATGCCCGTGGCCGCGGCAAGTCGACCCAGATCCTCAAGCCTTACAGCCGCGTGCGCATCGTCGTTCGTGAAGCTGGCGAAGAAGCGGAGGCGTAA
- the rpsE gene encoding 30S ribosomal protein S5, which produces MADENTIETGTPVESAPVEATEGRGPGRGGRGNRGGGGDRNRGERGGRGRRDDRRGGNRDEDQGEELIEKLVHINRVSKTVKGGKRFGFAALVVVGDGKGRAGFGHGKAREVPEAISKATAAAKKAMVRVPLKEGRTLHHDGLGHFGAGKVTVRSAPAGTGIIAGGPMRAVFESLGVADVVTKSNGTSNPYNMIRATFAALGEQTSPKSVAQRRGKKVADLLRRGGASVEVAAADADAIVE; this is translated from the coding sequence ATGGCTGACGAAAACACCATCGAAACCGGCACGCCTGTCGAAAGCGCGCCTGTCGAAGCGACCGAAGGTCGCGGTCCCGGCCGTGGCGGTCGTGGCAACCGTGGCGGCGGCGGCGATCGCAACCGTGGCGAGCGTGGCGGCCGTGGCCGTCGCGACGACCGCCGTGGCGGCAATCGCGATGAAGATCAGGGCGAAGAACTGATCGAAAAGCTGGTTCACATCAACCGCGTCAGCAAAACCGTAAAGGGCGGTAAGCGCTTCGGTTTCGCGGCTCTGGTCGTCGTTGGCGACGGTAAGGGTCGTGCGGGCTTTGGTCATGGCAAGGCGCGCGAAGTGCCTGAAGCCATCAGCAAGGCGACGGCTGCTGCCAAGAAGGCAATGGTTCGTGTTCCGCTTAAGGAAGGCCGCACGCTGCACCATGATGGCCTGGGCCATTTCGGTGCCGGCAAGGTGACGGTTCGTTCGGCTCCGGCCGGTACGGGTATCATCGCAGGTGGTCCGATGCGCGCTGTGTTCGAAAGCCTCGGCGTTGCAGACGTCGTGACCAAGTCGAACGGCACGTCGAACCCCTACAACATGATCCGTGCGACTTTCGCTGCACTTGGCGAACAGACCAGCCCCAAGTCGGTGGCGCAGCGTCGCGGCAAGAAGGTCGCTGACCTTCTGCGTCGCGGTGGCGCTTCGGTCGAAGTCGCGGCGGCTGATGCCGACGCGATTGTGGAGTAA
- the rpsS gene encoding 30S ribosomal protein S19, which produces MARSVWKGPFVDLSLLKKAETAQDAGGRAPIKTWSRRSTILPQFVGLTFNVYNGRKHVPVSVNEDMVGHKLGEFAPTRFFPGHAADKKGKR; this is translated from the coding sequence ATGGCTCGTTCCGTCTGGAAAGGTCCGTTCGTGGACCTCAGCCTTCTGAAGAAGGCAGAAACGGCGCAGGACGCCGGTGGCCGCGCCCCGATCAAGACATGGTCGCGTCGTTCCACCATCCTGCCCCAGTTCGTTGGCCTGACGTTCAACGTCTATAATGGCCGCAAGCATGTTCCGGTTTCCGTGAACGAGGATATGGTGGGTCATAAGTTGGGCGAATTCGCTCCGACCCGCTTCTTCCCCGGCCACGCTGCCGACAAGAAGGGCAAGCGCTAA
- the rplO gene encoding 50S ribosomal protein L15 gives MTFKLNDIRDNDGARKGRMRVGRGIGSGKGKTAGRGQKGAKARSGVAINGFEGGQMPLHMRIPKRGFNNIFANDYAIVNLGAVQVAIDAGKLDANATIDQAALNAANLTRGGKDGVRLLAKGELTAKVSFLVAGASKSAIEAVEKIGGKVDVIEFIPAAEKAKAKKGTTLAAKKAARKA, from the coding sequence ATGACTTTCAAACTGAATGACATCCGCGACAATGATGGCGCCCGCAAGGGCCGTATGCGCGTTGGACGCGGCATCGGCTCCGGCAAGGGCAAGACTGCCGGTCGCGGTCAAAAGGGCGCCAAGGCGCGTTCGGGCGTCGCCATCAACGGGTTTGAGGGTGGTCAGATGCCGCTCCACATGCGTATCCCTAAGCGTGGCTTCAACAACATCTTCGCGAACGATTATGCGATCGTGAACCTGGGTGCCGTGCAGGTGGCGATCGACGCCGGTAAGCTGGACGCCAATGCGACCATCGACCAGGCAGCCCTTAACGCTGCCAACCTGACGCGCGGTGGCAAGGACGGCGTCCGTCTGCTGGCCAAGGGCGAACTGACCGCGAAGGTCAGCTTCCTGGTTGCCGGCGCTTCCAAGAGCGCGATCGAAGCGGTCGAGAAGATCGGTGGTAAGGTCGACGTGATCGAATTCATCCCGGCTGCTGAAAAGGCAAAGGCGAAGAAGGGTACCACTCTGGCCGCCAAGAAGGCCGCTCGTAAGGCCTGA
- the rplF gene encoding 50S ribosomal protein L6 yields MSRTGKKPVAVPAGVTTSIEAGQLSVKGPKGTLAMPLSDEVTYTLEDGSVTVKPANDGKRARAFWGMQRTLIQNLITGVTEGFSKKLLITGVGYRANSQGKTLKLQLGYSHDVDFAIPEGIEIKTPDNTTVEISGMDKQQVGQVAAEIRRWRKPEPYKGKGIKYAGEFIFRKEGKKK; encoded by the coding sequence ATGAGCCGCACGGGTAAAAAGCCGGTTGCCGTCCCTGCGGGCGTCACCACGTCGATCGAAGCCGGCCAGCTGTCGGTCAAGGGCCCCAAGGGTACCCTGGCCATGCCGCTGTCGGACGAAGTGACCTACACGCTCGAAGACGGCTCCGTCACGGTGAAGCCTGCAAATGACGGCAAGCGCGCTCGCGCTTTCTGGGGTATGCAGCGCACTCTGATCCAGAACCTGATCACTGGCGTGACCGAGGGCTTCTCCAAGAAGCTCCTCATTACGGGCGTTGGTTACCGCGCCAACTCGCAGGGCAAGACCCTGAAGTTGCAGCTTGGCTACAGCCATGACGTCGATTTCGCGATCCCTGAAGGGATCGAGATCAAGACCCCGGATAATACCACGGTCGAGATCAGCGGGATGGACAAGCAGCAGGTCGGTCAGGTCGCTGCCGAGATCCGTCGCTGGCGTAAGCCCGAACCCTATAAGGGCAAGGGCATTAAATACGCTGGCGAGTTCATCTTCCGCAAGGAAGGGAAGAAGAAGTAA